In Denticeps clupeoides chromosome 1, fDenClu1.1, whole genome shotgun sequence, a single window of DNA contains:
- the znf395a gene encoding zinc finger protein 395a isoform X2 — protein MLPKSRLGKRSTMGALVCGPCPSEESHADLDAEGGVSTPGVRSGHHGTGRVKLHPGQKVFVHCAGQECGGVVEQHNHVDNQVSIFLPQLNQHILRKLEDVWMSPSNPPHSVSCSIDVPKRNPEAVDMDEMMAAMVLTSLSCSPAVQSPSQAEPAAAPSGMECGGGELSDSGSSGCWSWDHGNASPAPSPPITETDRSLAAHADEGLDMELDQVLFDEPAPRKRKNSLKVAYRCLWRNCGKVLTTVVGIKRHIRTLHLGQNSESDKEEDFYYTEVYRDVDQPTPAASPPSPPRHAAPSPKSDQPSTLSQSAPGSFWQVHSEHSYQAHAPVEVVVPAVPVPSTCRWTPTFTIAQSKQGEPFRSRSTSVGEQWLQSHSAPTRTLPGNVSPPRSHFTSRKIRGEAKKCRKVYGIEHRDQWCTACRWKKACQRFVD, from the exons ATGCTGCCCAAGAGCAGGCTGGGAAAGCGCTCCACGATGGGAGCCCTGGTGTGCGGCCCCTGCCCGTCTGAAGAGAGCCATGCGGATCTTGACGCAGAGGGCGGCGTCTCGACCCCAGGCGTCCGGAGCGGCCACCACGGCACCGGCAGGGTTAAGCTGCACCCTGGGCAGAAG GTGTTTGTGCACTGCGCCGGTCAGGAGTGCGGCGGTGTGGTGGAGCAGCACAACCACGTGGACAACCAGGTGTCCATCTTCCTGCCCCAGCTCAACCAGCACATCCTGCGCAAGCTGGAAGACGTTTGGATGAGCCCGAGCAACCCTCCCCATTCCGTCTCCTGCTCTATCGACGTACCAAAACG AAACCCGGAGGCCGTGGACATGGATGAGATGATGGCTGCGATGGTGCTGACCAGTCTGAGCTGCAGCCCGGCCGTCCAGAGCCCCTCTCAGGCGGAGCCGGCAGCAG CCCCGAGCGGGATGGAATGCGGCGGAGGCGAACTCTCCGACAGCGGCAGCAGCGGCTGCTGGAGCTGGGACCATGGCAacgcaagccccgccccctcccctccaatCACGGAGACGGACCGAAGCCTGGCCGCTCATGCCGACGAAGGCCTGGACATGGAGCTGGACCAAGTGCTGTTTGACGAGCCAGCGCCGAGGAAACGCAAG AATTCGTTGAAGGTGGCCTACAGGTGCCTTTGGAGGAACTGTGGGAAGGTGCTGACGACCGTTGTGGGCATCAAACGTCATATTCGGACGCTGCACTTGGG TCAGAACAGTGAGTCGGACAAGGAGGAAGACTTCTACTATACGGAGGTCTACCGTGACGTAGACCAGCCTACGCCCGCGGCCTCGCCCCCCAGCCCACCCCGACACGCCGCCCCGTCCCCGAAATCCGATCAGCCCAGCACCCTCAGCCAATCCGCCCCGGGCTCCTTCTGGCAGGTTCACTCCGAGCACTCATACCAA GCCCACGCTCCCGTGGAGGTGGTGGTACCAGCAGTCCCAGTTCCCAGCACCTGCCGCTGGACTCCAACGTTCACCATCGCCCAGAGCAAGCAG GGGGAACCGTTCCGCAGCCGCTCCACCAGTGTGGGCGAGCAGTGGCTACAGAGTCACAGCGCCCCCACCAGGACACTCCCAGGCAACGTGTCGCCGCCAAGAAGTCACTTTACCTCCAG GAAAATCCGTGGAGAAGCTAAAAAGTGTCGCAAGGTGTACGGCATCGAGCACCGGGACCAGTGGTGCACGGCCTGTCGCTGGAAGAAAGCCTGCCAGCGATTCGTGGACTGA
- the znf395a gene encoding zinc finger protein 395a isoform X1 — translation MLPKSRLGKRSTMGALVCGPCPSEESHADLDAEGGVSTPGVRSGHHGTGRVKLHPGQKVFVHCAGQECGGVVEQHNHVDNQVSIFLPQLNQHILRKLEDVWMSPSNPPHSVSCSIDVPKRNPEAVDMDEMMAAMVLTSLSCSPAVQSPSQAEPAAGEPPLLHRHARFPAEPDLTPSRVAAAAPSGMECGGGELSDSGSSGCWSWDHGNASPAPSPPITETDRSLAAHADEGLDMELDQVLFDEPAPRKRKNSLKVAYRCLWRNCGKVLTTVVGIKRHIRTLHLGQNSESDKEEDFYYTEVYRDVDQPTPAASPPSPPRHAAPSPKSDQPSTLSQSAPGSFWQVHSEHSYQAHAPVEVVVPAVPVPSTCRWTPTFTIAQSKQGEPFRSRSTSVGEQWLQSHSAPTRTLPGNVSPPRSHFTSRKIRGEAKKCRKVYGIEHRDQWCTACRWKKACQRFVD, via the exons ATGCTGCCCAAGAGCAGGCTGGGAAAGCGCTCCACGATGGGAGCCCTGGTGTGCGGCCCCTGCCCGTCTGAAGAGAGCCATGCGGATCTTGACGCAGAGGGCGGCGTCTCGACCCCAGGCGTCCGGAGCGGCCACCACGGCACCGGCAGGGTTAAGCTGCACCCTGGGCAGAAG GTGTTTGTGCACTGCGCCGGTCAGGAGTGCGGCGGTGTGGTGGAGCAGCACAACCACGTGGACAACCAGGTGTCCATCTTCCTGCCCCAGCTCAACCAGCACATCCTGCGCAAGCTGGAAGACGTTTGGATGAGCCCGAGCAACCCTCCCCATTCCGTCTCCTGCTCTATCGACGTACCAAAACG AAACCCGGAGGCCGTGGACATGGATGAGATGATGGCTGCGATGGTGCTGACCAGTCTGAGCTGCAGCCCGGCCGTCCAGAGCCCCTCTCAGGCGGAGCCGGCAGCAGGTGAGCCGCCGCTGTTGCACCGCCACGCCCGCTTCCCGGCGGAGCCGGATCTCACGCCCTCCCGTGTCGCCGCGGCAGCCCCGAGCGGGATGGAATGCGGCGGAGGCGAACTCTCCGACAGCGGCAGCAGCGGCTGCTGGAGCTGGGACCATGGCAacgcaagccccgccccctcccctccaatCACGGAGACGGACCGAAGCCTGGCCGCTCATGCCGACGAAGGCCTGGACATGGAGCTGGACCAAGTGCTGTTTGACGAGCCAGCGCCGAGGAAACGCAAG AATTCGTTGAAGGTGGCCTACAGGTGCCTTTGGAGGAACTGTGGGAAGGTGCTGACGACCGTTGTGGGCATCAAACGTCATATTCGGACGCTGCACTTGGG TCAGAACAGTGAGTCGGACAAGGAGGAAGACTTCTACTATACGGAGGTCTACCGTGACGTAGACCAGCCTACGCCCGCGGCCTCGCCCCCCAGCCCACCCCGACACGCCGCCCCGTCCCCGAAATCCGATCAGCCCAGCACCCTCAGCCAATCCGCCCCGGGCTCCTTCTGGCAGGTTCACTCCGAGCACTCATACCAA GCCCACGCTCCCGTGGAGGTGGTGGTACCAGCAGTCCCAGTTCCCAGCACCTGCCGCTGGACTCCAACGTTCACCATCGCCCAGAGCAAGCAG GGGGAACCGTTCCGCAGCCGCTCCACCAGTGTGGGCGAGCAGTGGCTACAGAGTCACAGCGCCCCCACCAGGACACTCCCAGGCAACGTGTCGCCGCCAAGAAGTCACTTTACCTCCAG GAAAATCCGTGGAGAAGCTAAAAAGTGTCGCAAGGTGTACGGCATCGAGCACCGGGACCAGTGGTGCACGGCCTGTCGCTGGAAGAAAGCCTGCCAGCGATTCGTGGACTGA